One window of Opisthocomus hoazin isolate bOpiHoa1 chromosome 15, bOpiHoa1.hap1, whole genome shotgun sequence genomic DNA carries:
- the ALG1 gene encoding chitobiosyldiphosphodolichol beta-mannosyltransferase isoform X2: MLKIDQPSYILLQNPPGLPSIAVAWVACLFWGSKLIIDWHNYGYTIMSLSHGRNHPLVQIAKWYEKLFGRLSDYNLCVTNAMKEDLWVNCNIKAVTLYDKPASYFKETPLELQHQLYMKLARDYEPFKPRTESVSSNAERSAFTEMDEKNGQVKKTRGRPALLISSTSWTEDEDFSVLLKALEDYEQYINEGVKLPSLVCVITGKGPLKDYYNGLINKLHFEHIQICTPWLEAEDYPLLLGSADLGVCLHRSSSGLDLPMKVVDMFGCCLPVCAIHFECLHELVKHNENGLIFRDSNELAEQLKMLFLGFPTLEGKLHNFRKNLRVSKQLRWDDSWDQTVLPLLGQNE; the protein is encoded by the exons ATGCTGAAGATAGATCAACCATCCTATATTCTTCTTCAG AATCCTCCAGGCTTACCTAGTATAGCTGTTGCCTGGGTAGCGTGTCTTTTCTGGGGAAGCAAGCTGATAATTGATTGGCACAATTATGGATATACAATAATGAGTCTGAGTCATGGAAGAAATCACCCACTAGTACAAATTGCAAAATG GTATGAAAAGCTGTTTGGGCGTTTGTCCGACTATAACTTGTGTGTCACTAATGCAATGAAAGAAGATCTGTGGGTGAACTGCAACATAAA GGCAGTAACGCTGTATGACAAGCCAGCttcttattttaaagaaacaccaTTAGAACTTCAACATCAATTGTACATGAAACTTGCCAGAGACTACGAGCCTTTTAAACCACG TACAGAGTCTGTCAGCTCGAATGCTGAGCGGTCTGCCTTTACAGAAATGGATGAAAAAAATGGACAGGTGAAAAAAACCAGAGGACGGCCAGCTCTGCTGATCAGCAGCACAAGCTGGACAG AGGATGAAGACTTTTCAGTCCTTTTAAAAGCTTTAGAAG ACTATGAGCAGTATATCAACGAGGGAGTCAAGCTTCCATCTTTAGTATGTGTGATTACAG gCAAAGGACCTCTAAAAGACTACTACAATGGACTGATAAATAAACTGCACTTTGAACATATCCAGATCTGTACACCGTGGCTTGAAGCTGAGGATTACCCTCTTTTGCTTG gcTCAGCAGACCTGGGGGTGTGTCTCCACAGATCATCTAGTGGTTTGGATTTACCTATGAAGGTGGTAGATATGTTTGGGTGCTGTTTACCTGTGTGTGCAATACATTTTGAATG TTTACATGAACTTGTGAAACACAATGAAAATGGCCTGATATTCAGGGACTCGAATGAACTTGCTGAACAACTGAAG ATGCTTTTCTTGGGATTTCCTACACTGGAAGGCAAACTtcacaacttcagaaaaaaccTCCGTGTGTCCAAGCAGCTGCGCTGGGATGACAGTTGGGACCAGACTGTTCTTCCTTTGCTTGGGCAGAATGAATGA